One genomic window of Roseobacter ponti includes the following:
- the petA gene encoding ubiquinol-cytochrome c reductase iron-sulfur subunit: MSHAEDQEGTRRDFLYYATAGAGAVTAGAAIWPLVNQMNPSADVLALASIRVDVGALEPGTQLTVKWLGKPVFIRRRSAEEIEAARDVDLSALPDNSAENANIQAGADAADVNRTLDEAGEWLVMMGVCTHLGCVPLGDAGDFGGWFCPCHGSHYDTAGRIRKGPAPTNLPVPVAVFVDDTTIQLG; this comes from the coding sequence GTGTCGCATGCAGAAGACCAGGAAGGCACCCGCAGGGATTTCCTTTATTACGCCACCGCCGGTGCGGGCGCTGTAACAGCAGGTGCCGCGATCTGGCCGCTGGTAAATCAGATGAACCCCTCCGCGGACGTGCTGGCACTTGCCTCTATCCGCGTTGATGTAGGCGCGCTGGAACCCGGCACACAGCTTACTGTGAAATGGCTCGGCAAGCCGGTGTTCATCCGCCGCCGCTCTGCAGAAGAAATCGAAGCGGCCCGCGACGTTGATCTGTCCGCTCTGCCTGATAACAGCGCCGAAAACGCCAACATTCAGGCCGGCGCCGATGCTGCCGACGTAAACCGTACCCTCGATGAAGCCGGCGAATGGCTGGTGATGATGGGGGTGTGTACGCACCTTGGCTGTGTGCCTCTGGGCGATGCGGGTGACTTCGGCGGCTGGTTCTGCCCGTGCCACGGCTCGCACTACGATACCGCCGGCCGCATCCGCAAAGGTCCCGCACCGACCAACCTGCCGGTGCCCGTCGCAGTATTTGTCGACGATACAACAATTCAACTCGGTTAA